A portion of the Suricata suricatta isolate VVHF042 chromosome 11, meerkat_22Aug2017_6uvM2_HiC, whole genome shotgun sequence genome contains these proteins:
- the C11H11orf54 gene encoding ester hydrolase C11orf54 homolog, producing MACAEYSLHVPSLEELAGVLQKGLGENFADVQVSVVDCPDLTEEPFAFPVKGICGKTRIAEVGGVPYLLPLVNKKKVYDINKIAKEIKLPGAFILGAGAGPFQTLGFNSEFMPVIQTESEHKSPVNGSYFARVNPADGGCLLERYSEKYHDFGCALLANLFASEGQPGKPAEFSSCPLNSDEDVNKWLNFYEMKAPLVCLPVFVSRDPGFDLRLEHTHCFSHHGEGGHYHYDTTPDTVEYLGYFLPAEFLYRIDQPKETHSIGRD from the exons atggcttGTGCCGAGTATTCTCTTCACGTGCCAAGTCTTGAGGAGCTTGCTGGAG TTCTGCAGAAGGGACTCGGGGAGAACTTTGCTGACGTCCAGGTGTCCGTGGTCGATTGCCCTGATTTGACTGAGGAGCCATTTGCCTTTCCCGTAAAAG gcatcTGTGGGAAAACTAGAATTGCAGAAGTAGGAGGTGTGCCTTACTTACTGCctcttgtaaataaaaaaaag GTTTATGACATAAATAAGATTGCAAAAGAAATTAAGCTTCCTGGAGCTTTTATTCTTGGAGCAGGAGCAGGCCCATTTCAGACTCTTGGGTTCAATTCTGAG tttatgcCAGTTATTCAAACAGAAAGTGAACACAAATCCCCGGTGAATGGAAGTTACTTCGCCCGTGTTAATCCTGCAGATGGAGGGTGTCTGCTCGAGAGATACAGTGAGAAATACCACGACTTTGGGTGTGCCTTACTGGCTAATCTTTTTGCCAGTGAGGGCCAACCTGGAAAG CCCGCAGAATTTTCTTCCTGCCCATTGAACTCTGATGAGGACGTGAATAAATGGTTGAACTTTTATGAGATGAAAGCTCCTTTGGTTTGTCTGCCAGTTTTTGTCTCCAGAGACCCA GGCTTTGATTTGCGATTGGAGCACACCCATTGTTTCAGTCATCACGGAGAAGGTGGACACTACCATTATGACACTACCCCAGACACAGTGGAATATCTCGGATACTTCTTGCCTGCAGAGTTTCTGTATCGCATTGATCAACCAAAAGAGACCCATTCAATTGGGCGAGATTAA
- the TAF1D gene encoding TATA box-binding protein-associated factor RNA polymerase I subunit D isoform X2, whose amino-acid sequence MDSLNPVMASDSVVEIENHSDNSSSGSSLFKTQCVPSPPKWRQRNAIRKFVYSAESVEARDSSSSDSSLEPRPLTLKAIFERFKKKKRKKRKSKPRGKPRERPKGRPKGRKNTRRSQINRKQVRDKGSGFPFLESKNGRKPLPWRKILTFEQAMARGFFNYLEKLKYEYYLKESLKQMNVSEDLEKEDFDSRRYKYLDDDGSLSPIESEAEDEVAVERDDECDIKLVDHNCFIDFHLRAQCLDFKNYVLDLWKELQDIYLLKHWKT is encoded by the exons ATGGATTCTCTGAACCCTGTAATGGCATCTGATTCAGTTGTGGAAATTGAAAATCACAG TGATAATTCTTCATCTGGTAGCAGCTTATTTAAAACTCAgtgtgtcccttccccacctAAATGGAGGCAAAGAAACGCGATTAGGAAATTTGTTTATTCAGCTGAAAGTGTTGAAGCAAGGGATTCATCATCTAGTGACTCATCTTTAGAGCCAAGACCATTGACTTTAAAAGCTATTTTTGAAAGattcaaaaaaaagaaacgtAAAAAGAGGAAATCCAAGCCAAGAGGAAAACCAAGGGAAAGACCAAAAGGGAGAccgaaaggaagaaaaaacactaGACGTTCtcaaataaataggaaacaaGTTAGAGACAAAGGATCTGGGTTTCCGTTTTTAGAATCCAAGAATGGAAGAAAACCATTACCTTGGAGGAAGATTTTAACCTTTGAG caaGCAATGGCAAGAGGATTTTTCAACTACCTTGAAAAACTGAAGTATGAATACTACCTCAAGGAATCCTTGAAACAAATGAATGTCAGTgaagatttagaaaaagaagatttTGACAGTCGTAGATACAAATACTTGGATGATGATGGATCTCTCTCTCCTATTGAGTCAGA GGCAGAGGATGAGGTTGCAGTTGAACGTGATGATGAATGTGATATCAAATTGGTG GACCATAATTGTTTCATA GATTTTCACTTGAGAGCACAATGTCTGGACTTTAAG AACTATGTGTTAGATCTGTGGAAAGAACTACAAGACATCTATCTGCTAAAACACTGGAAGACCTAA
- the TAF1D gene encoding TATA box-binding protein-associated factor RNA polymerase I subunit D isoform X4 has product MDSLNPVMASDSVVEIENHSDNSSSGSSLFKTQCVPSPPKWRQRNAIRKFVYSAESVEARDSSSSDSSLEPRPLTLKAIFERFKKKKRKKRKSKPRGKPRERPKGRPKGRKNTRRSQINRKQVRDKGSGFPFLESKNGRKPLPWRKILTFEQAMARGFFNYLEKLKYEYYLKESLKQMNVSEDLEKEDFDSRRYKYLDDDGSLSPIESEAEDEVAVERDDECDIKLVDHNCFIDFHLRAQCLDFKGILKSKTR; this is encoded by the exons ATGGATTCTCTGAACCCTGTAATGGCATCTGATTCAGTTGTGGAAATTGAAAATCACAG TGATAATTCTTCATCTGGTAGCAGCTTATTTAAAACTCAgtgtgtcccttccccacctAAATGGAGGCAAAGAAACGCGATTAGGAAATTTGTTTATTCAGCTGAAAGTGTTGAAGCAAGGGATTCATCATCTAGTGACTCATCTTTAGAGCCAAGACCATTGACTTTAAAAGCTATTTTTGAAAGattcaaaaaaaagaaacgtAAAAAGAGGAAATCCAAGCCAAGAGGAAAACCAAGGGAAAGACCAAAAGGGAGAccgaaaggaagaaaaaacactaGACGTTCtcaaataaataggaaacaaGTTAGAGACAAAGGATCTGGGTTTCCGTTTTTAGAATCCAAGAATGGAAGAAAACCATTACCTTGGAGGAAGATTTTAACCTTTGAG caaGCAATGGCAAGAGGATTTTTCAACTACCTTGAAAAACTGAAGTATGAATACTACCTCAAGGAATCCTTGAAACAAATGAATGTCAGTgaagatttagaaaaagaagatttTGACAGTCGTAGATACAAATACTTGGATGATGATGGATCTCTCTCTCCTATTGAGTCAGA GGCAGAGGATGAGGTTGCAGTTGAACGTGATGATGAATGTGATATCAAATTGGTG GACCATAATTGTTTCATA GATTTTCACTTGAGAGCACAATGTCTGGACTTTAAG GGTATTTTGAAATCGAAAACCAGGTAG
- the TAF1D gene encoding TATA box-binding protein-associated factor RNA polymerase I subunit D isoform X3, producing MDSLNPVMASDSVVEIENHSDNSSSGSSLFKTQCVPSPPKWRQRNAIRKFVYSAESVEARDSSSSDSSLEPRPLTLKAIFERFKKKKRKKRKSKPRGKPRERPKGRPKGRKNTRRSQINRKQVRDKGSGFPFLESKNGRKPLPWRKILTFEQAMARGFFNYLEKLKYEYYLKESLKQMNVSEDLEKEDFDSRRYKYLDDDGSLSPIESEAEDEVAVERDDECDIKLVDHNCFIDFHLRAQCLDFKGPNVKKKKNNTGSQRLQD from the exons ATGGATTCTCTGAACCCTGTAATGGCATCTGATTCAGTTGTGGAAATTGAAAATCACAG TGATAATTCTTCATCTGGTAGCAGCTTATTTAAAACTCAgtgtgtcccttccccacctAAATGGAGGCAAAGAAACGCGATTAGGAAATTTGTTTATTCAGCTGAAAGTGTTGAAGCAAGGGATTCATCATCTAGTGACTCATCTTTAGAGCCAAGACCATTGACTTTAAAAGCTATTTTTGAAAGattcaaaaaaaagaaacgtAAAAAGAGGAAATCCAAGCCAAGAGGAAAACCAAGGGAAAGACCAAAAGGGAGAccgaaaggaagaaaaaacactaGACGTTCtcaaataaataggaaacaaGTTAGAGACAAAGGATCTGGGTTTCCGTTTTTAGAATCCAAGAATGGAAGAAAACCATTACCTTGGAGGAAGATTTTAACCTTTGAG caaGCAATGGCAAGAGGATTTTTCAACTACCTTGAAAAACTGAAGTATGAATACTACCTCAAGGAATCCTTGAAACAAATGAATGTCAGTgaagatttagaaaaagaagatttTGACAGTCGTAGATACAAATACTTGGATGATGATGGATCTCTCTCTCCTATTGAGTCAGA GGCAGAGGATGAGGTTGCAGTTGAACGTGATGATGAATGTGATATCAAATTGGTG GACCATAATTGTTTCATA GATTTTCACTTGAGAGCACAATGTCTGGACTTTAAG GGCCctaacgtaaaaaaaaaaaaaaacaacactgggTCCCAGAGATTACAG GACTGA
- the TAF1D gene encoding TATA box-binding protein-associated factor RNA polymerase I subunit D isoform X1: MDSLNPVMASDSVVEIENHSDNSSSGSSLFKTQCVPSPPKWRQRNAIRKFVYSAESVEARDSSSSDSSLEPRPLTLKAIFERFKKKKRKKRKSKPRGKPRERPKGRPKGRKNTRRSQINRKQVRDKGSGFPFLESKNGRKPLPWRKILTFEQAMARGFFNYLEKLKYEYYLKESLKQMNVSEDLEKEDFDSRRYKYLDDDGSLSPIESEAEDEVAVERDDECDIKLVDHNCFIVSSEVPKKTNVYLEREEYTEEVVLSKKRASRSKNIGQRIECPEKEIGL, translated from the exons ATGGATTCTCTGAACCCTGTAATGGCATCTGATTCAGTTGTGGAAATTGAAAATCACAG TGATAATTCTTCATCTGGTAGCAGCTTATTTAAAACTCAgtgtgtcccttccccacctAAATGGAGGCAAAGAAACGCGATTAGGAAATTTGTTTATTCAGCTGAAAGTGTTGAAGCAAGGGATTCATCATCTAGTGACTCATCTTTAGAGCCAAGACCATTGACTTTAAAAGCTATTTTTGAAAGattcaaaaaaaagaaacgtAAAAAGAGGAAATCCAAGCCAAGAGGAAAACCAAGGGAAAGACCAAAAGGGAGAccgaaaggaagaaaaaacactaGACGTTCtcaaataaataggaaacaaGTTAGAGACAAAGGATCTGGGTTTCCGTTTTTAGAATCCAAGAATGGAAGAAAACCATTACCTTGGAGGAAGATTTTAACCTTTGAG caaGCAATGGCAAGAGGATTTTTCAACTACCTTGAAAAACTGAAGTATGAATACTACCTCAAGGAATCCTTGAAACAAATGAATGTCAGTgaagatttagaaaaagaagatttTGACAGTCGTAGATACAAATACTTGGATGATGATGGATCTCTCTCTCCTATTGAGTCAGA GGCAGAGGATGAGGTTGCAGTTGAACGTGATGATGAATGTGATATCAAATTGGTG GACCATAATTGTTTCATAGTAAGTTCTGAAGTACCAAAGAAGACGAATGTGTATTTAGAACGAGAGGAATATACTGAAGAAGTGGTTTTGTCTAAAAAGAGAGCATCAAGGTCCAAAAACATTGGACAGAGGATAGAATGTCCTGAAAAGGAGATAGGACTATGA
- the TAF1D gene encoding TATA box-binding protein-associated factor RNA polymerase I subunit D isoform X5, translated as MDSLNPVMASDSVVEIENHSDNSSSGSSLFKTQCVPSPPKWRQRNAIRKFVYSAESVEARDSSSSDSSLEPRPLTLKAIFERFKKKKRKKRKSKPRGKPRERPKGRPKGRKNTRRSQINRKQVRDKGSGFPFLESKNGRKPLPWRKILTFEQAMARGFFNYLEKLKYEYYLKESLKQMNVSEDLEKEDFDSRRYKYLDDDGSLSPIESEAEDEVAVERDDECDIKLVDHNCFIDFHLRAQCLDFKD; from the exons ATGGATTCTCTGAACCCTGTAATGGCATCTGATTCAGTTGTGGAAATTGAAAATCACAG TGATAATTCTTCATCTGGTAGCAGCTTATTTAAAACTCAgtgtgtcccttccccacctAAATGGAGGCAAAGAAACGCGATTAGGAAATTTGTTTATTCAGCTGAAAGTGTTGAAGCAAGGGATTCATCATCTAGTGACTCATCTTTAGAGCCAAGACCATTGACTTTAAAAGCTATTTTTGAAAGattcaaaaaaaagaaacgtAAAAAGAGGAAATCCAAGCCAAGAGGAAAACCAAGGGAAAGACCAAAAGGGAGAccgaaaggaagaaaaaacactaGACGTTCtcaaataaataggaaacaaGTTAGAGACAAAGGATCTGGGTTTCCGTTTTTAGAATCCAAGAATGGAAGAAAACCATTACCTTGGAGGAAGATTTTAACCTTTGAG caaGCAATGGCAAGAGGATTTTTCAACTACCTTGAAAAACTGAAGTATGAATACTACCTCAAGGAATCCTTGAAACAAATGAATGTCAGTgaagatttagaaaaagaagatttTGACAGTCGTAGATACAAATACTTGGATGATGATGGATCTCTCTCTCCTATTGAGTCAGA GGCAGAGGATGAGGTTGCAGTTGAACGTGATGATGAATGTGATATCAAATTGGTG GACCATAATTGTTTCATA GATTTTCACTTGAGAGCACAATGTCTGGACTTTAAG GACTGA